The Deinococcus arcticus DNA segment GGCGAAGCGGCGCAGGACTTCGCCGGGGGTCAGGCGCTCCAGGGCGCGCGTGAGGGCGCTCACTCGGCACCCCCAGCAGGGGCGCGGCGCGTGGCCTGCGGCTGGCCGTTAAGATGACCCCGAAGCCCCCCCGCTTCCCGCCCGGTCTGCTCACCGGGCGCTTTCATTGGCGCACCCGCAGCGATTCGCGCCAGTGCAGGAAGTCGCCCCAGCGCACGAAGTAGCGGGGCCGCTCACCGCGCCCGGCGTTGTAGGCCGGAAGCTGGCCGGAGTGTATGGCCGTGCGGATAAGGTCACGCGGCAGCCGTGAACGGGTCCACAGTTCAGCGGGCGTATACACCGCTTCGAGGTCATCCGGGCTGTGAAGCTGGGGCACGTCCTGGGGGCGTGCGGTGGCATGAAGGTCTACACCTTGCGTCATGTTGTCCCCTGCCCCTGACCGGGCCTCTTTCTTTCGCCGGTCAGGGGGCTATGTCTGAGGGCCGCGCCTTCCTGCAGGAAGGGGGCGCGCGTCAGGCAGGGCCGGGCCTACCGCTTACCGCTGGACTGTTCCAGCGGCCCGGCGATCAGGCCACAGGGGGAGCAGTGGGGCAGGTGGGGGGTCTGGGCCGCGCGTACAGGGGCCGGGGGGCACGGGGACGGCGCGAGACAGGTTTAACGCGCCGGGCAAGGTGGGCCCGGTAGGCGGCAGCTTCGAGGAAGCGCAGGGCGTGGGTAAGGTCTACTCGATTATTTAGCTCTAATCGAAGATACCTTGAAAAAAGATCAGGAAACAGACCTATAACAAGAAGCCATTGCTCCTTATTCATGTCAGTAAGTATAGTGCGCCCCGTGTTACAGCTCATCCCTATCGCTTGGTCAGGAAGCCTACTAAATCTTTCAAAATACTCCAGCGCCCTGAATGCCTCTTCTTTGAGATGCTCATCAGATCCTTCAGATAAGGCGATCTTTTCCGCGACTAAGTAACGGTAGTGGGCGGCCATATGTTTACGTCGCAAATAACGACCTTCTAAACGGCGATAGAATGGATAATTTTTTAGAAATCTGAACAGCTCCTGTATCTCGCGCCTTCTTACTCGCGCGCTCGTCTTCCACCTTACAGACGCCCGGACCTTGCCACGTGCTGCCCGCACGAAGGCCAGGAAGTGCGCCCGCGTGTTCAGCCGGGCCGCTTCCATGTCAAGCGGCGAAGGCGTGGGCGTTTCAGGAAGGCGGGCCAGCACGTCCCGCACAAAGTCCAGAAAGGGCCGCCTGCCGGTCTTCGCCTGTCCCCAGACGATCACCGGCCCGTTTTTCGCCTGGGCTTCCACATGGCCCGCTTCGCTCAGGGCATATTCGCCCCAGGTCACGCCTGACACCACCCGCGCCCACCGTGGGGGCGTAAAGGCGTTCAGGACGGGGGCCGGGCTCATGCCGTGAAGTTTACCCCATTCCGCGCGCGCCCGAATGAAGCCGGAAGACGTGGCCCATTTGTGGCCCATTTGCCCCCGCTCACGGCCCGTTCTGGCCGGACATTCCCGGCGAAGAGAAGAGGGCTTTATACTGTCCAGCACGCACGCGCCCGCACTTTCCCGGCAAAGGCCAGAATGCCCCCGAAGTGGCCCCCCGCCCTCTTTTAATCAGCGGGTTGTAGATTCAAGTCCTACACGTCCCACCAGAAAAACCCTCGTCCAGGACGGGGGTTTCTGCTTTTGCCTTACAGGTTCACACATAGGTTTGGACCCCTGTGGCACAACTGCGTTACAACCGGGCATCCCTGCGCTCTATAGACCTTCGCCTGGACGTCGAAAACGCAGGCCAACCGCCAGAGCCAGTGCAGAGATCCTCACCCGCCGCCATCAGGCCTGCGGCCCCCGGTCCTTAGTGAACAACTCCCGCTCCAGGCGCTCACCAATCGGCCTTGCCCACTCATGGACCTTCCCGAAAATGGCCTGCTGGTCCTCCGGCCGCGTCTTATACCCGCGCGCTTTGAACTCGGTGGAGCCCATAAAGCAAAGGTGCGCCATGGGGGCATCTGGGGGCAGTCTCGTCTATGAGACGGGGCTGACGCAGCGCCGGGCGCCGCCGTGCTCTACGCTGGAGCCAACCATGCCTGAGGCCAGCGCGCGCCCATCCAACTTCACGGACCTGCAGTCTGTCGAGCCGCTCCTCGTTCACCTCGGCGGTCTGGCCGAGCGCTACCTGCACGACGACCCCAACACGTCGGTTCTCAAGCTCCGGCAATTCGCCGAGCTGCTCACACGCGTCATTGCCGCCCGGTCCGGCCAGCTTGGGGAGGGGGAGGAAACGCAGCAGGCACGACTGGCCCGGCTCCGGCGTCTGGACGTGCTGCCCCAGCAGGTGTGGGAACTGCTCACCGAGATTCGCCGGTCGGGCAACGCTGCCAACCACGAGTTCACCGGCAGCCTTGACCAGGCCCGGGACCTTCTGAAGTTCGCCTGGATTCTGGGCGTGTGGCTCATTCGCACCTTCGAAAACCCGGCCTACCAGCGCGCCGAGTTCATCGAACCTGCTCCACGGAATGAGGCCGACGAGTTGAGGGCGCTGCTGGCCCAGGCCGACGCCGCCCGCCTGGCAGCCGAGGGTCGGCTGACCGAGCAGCAGGCCGCCGCACCCAAGGACCCGGCACCCATCATCACGGCCGCCAGTCAGGCCGCCCATCACCTGGACCTCACCGAGGCGCAGACCCGTCAGCTCATTGACGCGCAGCTCCGCGCAGTGGGCTGGGAAGCCGACACAGTCAACCTGCGCTACGGGCAGGTCATGCCGGAAGCCGGGCGAAACCTGGCCATCGCCGAGTGGCCCACGGCCACGGGACCAGCCGATTACGCGCTGTTCGTGGGCCTCATCCCGGTCGCTGTCGTCGAAGCCAAGCGGATCAATATGGCCGTCATGGGCAGCCTGGCGCAGGCGGCGCGCTACAGCCGCGGGTTGACCCTGACCACCGGCCTGCAGCTTCCCCACGGCCCCTGGGGAGAAGGCATCACCGCCTACCGGGTGCCGTTCCTATACGCCACGAACGGCCGACCGTACCTCGCCCAGCTCAAGACCGAGAGCGGCATCTGGTTCCGCGACGCCCGGCGCAGCGTCAATCCCAGCCACCCCCTGCGCGGTTGGCACAGCCCCGCCGAGCTGCTGGCCATGCTTGAGCAGGACGCGGCTGCCGCCGACGAAGCCCTGAAGGCAGAACCCCTCGAGTACGCCGTCGGCCTGCGCCCCTATCAGAAGGCGGCGATCCAGGCGGTCGAAGCGCGCATTGGTGAGGGCCAGCGGGAAATCCTCCTGGCCATGGCCACAGGCACCGGCAAGACAAAGACCGCCATCGCGCTCATCTACCGTCTGCTCAAAGCCCGGCGCTTTCGCCGGGTGCTGTTTCTGGTGGACCGGGAGACCCTGGGCGAGCAGGCAGGCAACGACTTCAAAACCACCCGCCTGGAAGGCACGCGGACCTTTGCCGAGACCTTCAACCTGACGGCCATCGATGACGGCCCGATTGACACGGCCACCAGCGTTCACGTGACCACGGTGCAGGGCCTGGTCCGCCGCGTGCTGGGCGAGACTCCCCCCTCTGTGGGCACCTACGACCTGATCGTGGTGGATGAGGCGCACCGGGGCTATACCCTGGACCGCGACCTCGCGGACGCCGAGCTGGGCTGGCGAAGCGAGGCCGACTACGTCAGCAAGTACCGGCAGGTGCTTGAGCACTTCGACGCAGTGAAGGTGGCCCTGACCGCCACGCCCGCGCTGCACACCACGCAGATTTTCGGCAAACCCGTCTTCTCGTACTCCTACCGCGACGCGGTGCTGGACGGCGTGCTCATCGACCATGAGCCCCCCTACCTTATTCGCACGGAACTCAGTGATCAGGGCATTCACTGGAAGGCGGGCGAACAGATCGAGACCTACACGCCCGGCGAGAGTGAGGTGCGCCTCTTCGAGACGCCCGACGACATCGGCCTGGACGTGGAGGCCTTCAACCGGAAGGTGGTCGCGCAGGGCTTCAATCAGGCAGTGGCGACCCAGCTCGCGGCGCTCATCAACCCGTTCGGGCCGGAAAAAACACTGGTGTTCTGCGCCACGGACCGCCACGCCGACGAGATGGTCATGCGCCTTAAAGACGCCTTCCGCGCCCAGTACGGCGAGCTGGACGACGACGCGGTCGTGAAGATCACAGGCGCAAGCGACAAGCCCCTGGTCCTCACCCGCCGCTACAAGAACGAACTGAGCCCGACCGTGGCCGTCACCGTGGACCTGCTCACCACCGGCATCGACGTGCCGGCCATCACCAATCTGGTGTTCCTGCGCCAGGTGGGCAGCCGCATTCTGTTCGAACAGATGCTGGGCCGCGCCACCCGGCGCTGTGACGACATCGGCAAGACCACCTTCCGCATCTACGACGCGGTGCGGGCCTACGAAGCGGCGTCGAAGTTCACCACCATGCGGGCGGTGGTTCCGCAACCCGGGAAAACCTTCCAGGCCCTCCTGGATGAGGTGCAGCAGGCCCCTACCACGGCGGCGCGGTCCCTGCTGCGCGACGAACTGGTGGCCAAACTGCAGCGGGTGAAAGGCCGACTGACCCCAGCGGCCCGCGACACCTTCGAAGGCGCGACAGGCCAGACGCCCGAAGCGTTCATCCAGACGCTGCGGAACACTGCGCCTGACGAGCTGCCCGCCCGGCTCGCCGGGCAGGAGACCCTGATGGCCCTGCTCGACACTGGCCGCACCAAAGGCGGGCAACCCGTGTTTATCAGCAGTCATCAGGACATCGTGACCAGTGTGGTCCAGGCGTACCCGGGCGGCCAGAAGGCAGAGGACTACCTCAGTGCGTTCGAAGCCTACATTGCCCAGCACAAGGATGAAGTGCCGGCCCTGCTGACCGTGCTGACCCGGCCCAAAGACCTGACCCGCGCGCAGCTGCTGTCACTGCGCCGTGAGCTGGACCAGGCGGGATTCAGCGAGACCTTCCTGCAACGGGCCTACGCGAGCGTGAAGCAGGTGGACGCCGCAGCCAGCATCATCGGCTTCATCCGGGCGGCGGCGCAGCAGGAAGCGCCACAGCCATTTGAGGCGCGTGTCGATGCAGCGCTGGCGCGGCTGCTCGGTTCGAAGGCCTGGACCCCTCCACAGCAGGCGTGGCTCAAGCGTCTCGCCGCTCAGCTCAAAGCCAACGGCGTCATCGACCAGGAAAGCCTGGACCTCCCGACCAGCCCGGTCCGGCAGCAGATGGGCGGCTTTGCACGGCTGGACAACAGCATCTTCGCGGGCGAACTGCCGCTGATCCTCACGCGCCTGCAGGACGAAGTCTGGGCGCGCGGCGCCTGATACGGGTTCCGAAAAATTCCGTAACATGTTACGGAATTTTTTCGACCAGAGGGAGAGGGAAAAGAGACGGATTTCCGGGAATTGGAGGAACATCCGGCGCTGTCCCGGATGTTACGGAAATGGACGGAATCCGTATGAGGCAACGCGGAAGCGAGCGGCCCGCTAAGCTGCCCCCATGCTGCTGAAAACCGCCGGCGCTGTCCTTGCCCTTGCCGGGGCGGGACTTGCCTCTGCCCAGTCACGCGTGGTGTACGACAGCCGCGTCACCACCCCGGAACCCCGCATCACGGAAAGCGAGCGGGGCCGGGTGAAGTACCTCGCTAAGGACGTTGCACCTCACGTTACGACTTTGCAGGAGAGCACCGCAAAGTCTCCACTCCCGGTGCAACGTCCTTTTTTCGATACTCGCTCCGCTCGGTTGATCTAAAGATCAACAGCGAGCGACTTAACCAGGCCATGCAGGCCGGCCTGTGGGGCACAGGTGAGTTCAGCCGCTTTGAAGGCTGCGCTGGCGAGGATTTTCAGATCAACGGGGTGGCTCCCGGCTCGTTCACGGTCAAGGGCGCACAGCAGACCGCCTACCTGTACATGTACTGCTATGCCCGGACCGGCTGGAGTCAGGGCCTGATCATCACCCAGGGCAACACGGTCGTCGCGCACTACGTGTTCATCGGCATGGCCTCGACCATGTACGCCCTGAAAGACATCAACCAGAATGGCTTTACCGAGCTGGTGCTGGAAGGCGGCTTTACCGGCCAGGGGTACACCGAGGGCTTCCTCGAGATCGCTGAACTGCGGCCCCAGCGGCGCCTGCTGGGCAAACTCAACTACGAGTTCGGCCAACCCTACGATGACGACTGTGGCGTGCGCAGCAACGGTGGCGTCTGGTCCAGCCGGGTCATCCGCGTCACGCCGGGCCCCACGCCGAAGTTCACGCAGCAACTGATTCAGGGCCGCTGCGGCAACTTCAAGGTGGCGACCTCCACGGGGCCAGTTCAGCCCCTCAAGCTGACGCCCGCGCCCACCGGCTGGACCCCCGCCCCCACCCGTTGACCGAAGGGCGTTCCCACCGGATTTCTGCGCCGCCCTGCGGCACAATGATGGGCAATGACCCGCACCACCGACATCGTCCAGAAGCTCTGGAACCTGTGCAATGACCTGCGCGACGACGGCGTGACGTACCACCAGTACGTCACGGAGCTGACCTACCTGCTGTTCCTGAAGATGGCCAAGGAAACCAGCCAGGAAGCGCAGATCCCGGCCGAGAACCGCTGGGACGCGTTGAAGGCCCGCTCGGCCCCGGACCGTCTCGACCATTACCGGCAGACCCTGCTGGACCTGGGGAAAGCGCCTGCGCCGCTGGTTCGCATGATCTACGCCGACGCGAGCAGCTTCATCCGCAAGCCCGCGACCCTCAGCAAGCTGGTCACGGACATCGACGCACTGGACTGGTACTCCGCGAAGGAAGAAGGCCTGGGGGACCTGTACGAAGGGCTGCTGGCCAAGAACGCCAACGAGAAGAAGTCCGGCGCAGGCCAGTACTTCACGCCCCGGCCCCTTATTGACGCCATCGTGGCCGTGATGAAGCCCACCAGCGAGGACATCATGCAGGACCCCGCCGCAGGAACAGGCGGCTTCCTGATCGCGGCGCATCACTACATCACGCAGCACGAGGACGTGTGGAACTGGCCGGAGGCCAAGCAGCAGCAGTTCTTCGAGAACGCCTTCCACGGCATGGAACTGGTGCCAGACACCCAGCGCCTCGCCCTGATGAACCTGATGCTGCACGGCCTGGCGAACGACCCCGAGCGCAGTGGCATCCGCCTGGGCGACACGCTGTCGAACGACCACCAGAAGCTGCCCAAGTCCACGCTGATCCTGAGCAACCCGCCCTTCGGCACCAAGAAGGGGGGTGGCACGCCCACGCGCGACGACCTGACCTTCGTGACCAGCAACAAGCAGTTTGCCTTCCTGCAGCACATCTACCGGGCGCTGAAGACCCATGGGCGTGCAGCGGTCGTGCTGCCCGACAACGTGCTGTTCGAGAGCGGGATAGGCAAAGCAATTCGTGCAGACCTGATGGACAAGTGCACCCTGCACACGATCTTGCGACTGCCCACCGGCATCTTCTACGCGCAGGGCGTGAAAACGAACGTCCTGTTCTTCACCCGTGGCCAGAGCGAGAAGGGCAACACGAAGGAAGTCTGGGTGTACGACATGCGGGCGAACATGCCGCAGTTTGGCAAGCGCACACCCTTTACCCGCGAGCACTTTGCGGGGTTCGAGGCCGCGTTCGGGGACGACCCCTACGGTGGCCCGGAGGCGCTGGCCGCCCGCGTAGACACCGGGCCGGAGGGCCGCTTTCGGCGCTTCATGCGCGAGGAAATAGCGGCGCGGGGCGACAGCCTGGACATCAGCTGGCTCAAGGACGACAGCGCCACGCAGGGCGAGTTGCCCGAACCGGCCCAACTGGCCGAGGAAGCCCTGACCGAGCTGGCAGGCGCCATGGAGGAGTTGCGCGCCATCCTGCTGGAACTGGGCGAGGATGAGGCAACGTTGGAAGAGGCCGGGGTGCTTGCATGAGCGTTGATAAGCATGAAGACCTGCCTTCAGGGTGGGCTACAGCCACGATTCCCGACCTGACCCATTCGCAAGGGTTTTTCTCTGATGGGGACTGGGTCGAAAGCAAAGACCAGAATCCGCAGGGCAACATTCGCCTTTTACAGCTGGCAGATGTGGGTGATGGATTTTTTGTTGATAAATCCCAACGTTTCATTGACGAGGACGCTTTTAAGCGACTGAGGTGCAAAGAGGTGAAATCTGGAGACGTACTTCTTGCGCGCATGCCAGAGCCCCTTGGAAGGGCCTGTACGGTTCCTGAACTTTCACAAAAATCAATCACAGTCGTTGATGTTTCGATTATTCGTCCATCACGGCAGGCTGCATATTCCAGATGGTTGATGCATACACTGAATGCTGCACCCATCCGCAATGAAATTCAGGCTCTTTCATCAGGTACTACCAGAAAACGGATTTCGCGAGGCAACCTAGCAACGATCGAACTTCCACTTCCTCCCCTCCCTGAGCAAATCCGCATTGCCGAAAAGCTTGACGCCGTCCTCGCCCGCGTAAAGTCAGGCCGTGAGCGGCTGGAGCGCGTGCCGAAGCTGGTTAAGCAGTTCAGGCAAGCGGTGCTGAGCGCGGCCGTGAGTGGGGAGTTGACGCGGGAGTGGAGAGAGCAGAATCCTCAGCAGCGGGCAGAGATAGCTTCTTCTGACGCGGTTGCTCGCGGTCGGCTGTGGGGATCCGGGATAGTACCGGAACTGACACCAGAAGAAAGGGAATCTATCCCCAGCGAGTGGGATTGGGTCAAGTTGGGAGCACTAGGACCGGATGGAGTGCCAGCCGTGCAGATCGGTCCAATGTCCATGAAGTCCAATGAGTTTAGCTCGACGGGACAACCTGTCCTCAATGTTGGCACTGTTCAAACCGGTTATTTTGACCACAGTAAACTTAACTTCTTGCCTCATGAGCTAACCGGCTCTTTCAAAAGATATGTCATTCGAACTGGAGACATTCTATTTACTCGGTCCGGTACTATAGGAAGATGTGCGGTGGCAACGGAAAAAGAAGATGGGTTTCTAATGACATTCCATCTTTTGAGAGCTAGGGTTAGCCAAAACGTTTGTCTTACG contains these protein-coding regions:
- the hsdR gene encoding type I restriction-modification system endonuclease; the encoded protein is MPEASARPSNFTDLQSVEPLLVHLGGLAERYLHDDPNTSVLKLRQFAELLTRVIAARSGQLGEGEETQQARLARLRRLDVLPQQVWELLTEIRRSGNAANHEFTGSLDQARDLLKFAWILGVWLIRTFENPAYQRAEFIEPAPRNEADELRALLAQADAARLAAEGRLTEQQAAAPKDPAPIITAASQAAHHLDLTEAQTRQLIDAQLRAVGWEADTVNLRYGQVMPEAGRNLAIAEWPTATGPADYALFVGLIPVAVVEAKRINMAVMGSLAQAARYSRGLTLTTGLQLPHGPWGEGITAYRVPFLYATNGRPYLAQLKTESGIWFRDARRSVNPSHPLRGWHSPAELLAMLEQDAAAADEALKAEPLEYAVGLRPYQKAAIQAVEARIGEGQREILLAMATGTGKTKTAIALIYRLLKARRFRRVLFLVDRETLGEQAGNDFKTTRLEGTRTFAETFNLTAIDDGPIDTATSVHVTTVQGLVRRVLGETPPSVGTYDLIVVDEAHRGYTLDRDLADAELGWRSEADYVSKYRQVLEHFDAVKVALTATPALHTTQIFGKPVFSYSYRDAVLDGVLIDHEPPYLIRTELSDQGIHWKAGEQIETYTPGESEVRLFETPDDIGLDVEAFNRKVVAQGFNQAVATQLAALINPFGPEKTLVFCATDRHADEMVMRLKDAFRAQYGELDDDAVVKITGASDKPLVLTRRYKNELSPTVAVTVDLLTTGIDVPAITNLVFLRQVGSRILFEQMLGRATRRCDDIGKTTFRIYDAVRAYEAASKFTTMRAVVPQPGKTFQALLDEVQQAPTTAARSLLRDELVAKLQRVKGRLTPAARDTFEGATGQTPEAFIQTLRNTAPDELPARLAGQETLMALLDTGRTKGGQPVFISSHQDIVTSVVQAYPGGQKAEDYLSAFEAYIAQHKDEVPALLTVLTRPKDLTRAQLLSLRRELDQAGFSETFLQRAYASVKQVDAAASIIGFIRAAAQQEAPQPFEARVDAALARLLGSKAWTPPQQAWLKRLAAQLKANGVIDQESLDLPTSPVRQQMGGFARLDNSIFAGELPLILTRLQDEVWARGA
- a CDS encoding class I SAM-dependent DNA methyltransferase, with the protein product MTRTTDIVQKLWNLCNDLRDDGVTYHQYVTELTYLLFLKMAKETSQEAQIPAENRWDALKARSAPDRLDHYRQTLLDLGKAPAPLVRMIYADASSFIRKPATLSKLVTDIDALDWYSAKEEGLGDLYEGLLAKNANEKKSGAGQYFTPRPLIDAIVAVMKPTSEDIMQDPAAGTGGFLIAAHHYITQHEDVWNWPEAKQQQFFENAFHGMELVPDTQRLALMNLMLHGLANDPERSGIRLGDTLSNDHQKLPKSTLILSNPPFGTKKGGGTPTRDDLTFVTSNKQFAFLQHIYRALKTHGRAAVVLPDNVLFESGIGKAIRADLMDKCTLHTILRLPTGIFYAQGVKTNVLFFTRGQSEKGNTKEVWVYDMRANMPQFGKRTPFTREHFAGFEAAFGDDPYGGPEALAARVDTGPEGRFRRFMREEIAARGDSLDISWLKDDSATQGELPEPAQLAEEALTELAGAMEELRAILLELGEDEATLEEAGVLA
- a CDS encoding restriction endonuclease subunit S, encoding MSVDKHEDLPSGWATATIPDLTHSQGFFSDGDWVESKDQNPQGNIRLLQLADVGDGFFVDKSQRFIDEDAFKRLRCKEVKSGDVLLARMPEPLGRACTVPELSQKSITVVDVSIIRPSRQAAYSRWLMHTLNAAPIRNEIQALSSGTTRKRISRGNLATIELPLPPLPEQIRIAEKLDAVLARVKSGRERLERVPKLVKQFRQAVLSAAVSGELTREWREQNPQQRAEIASSDAVARGRLWGSGIVPELTPEERESIPSEWDWVKLGALGPDGVPAVQIGPMSMKSNEFSSTGQPVLNVGTVQTGYFDHSKLNFLPHELTGSFKRYVIRTGDILFTRSGTIGRCAVATEKEDGFLMTFHLLRARVSQNVCLTKYAFYALQGGSTVLRQVAESAIGATRAGFNTSLLEGLDIPLPPLPEQLEIVRRVEALFAIADRLEARYQGALTSFERLTPALLAKAFRGELVPQDPNDEPASVLLERIRALRASEGTKSGRGRKAAPKPTGQESLSSAHPPKAHIEDTNGPSEPKRRGRPPKAQAIPSVMNEEEAIRLLEQRRQARSTGTRQVSLFEPELQED